In Rhodospirillum rubrum ATCC 11170, a genomic segment contains:
- the rnc gene encoding ribonuclease III — protein MARDLNALQIALDHRFTDPALLARALTHRSREGRPSYERLEFLGDRVLGLVVAEMLYARFPTEDEGALARRHASLVRQDTVARVAQSVGLGELMELSRGEEELGGQFNPSLLCDVCEAVLGALHLDGGYAKAQRFVEARWAPLMAEDLTPPKDAKTALQEWAQGRGLPLPTYAVEGRDGPPHKPMFTVSVTVKDNGSESALGASKRLAEQAAAQRLLDRLA, from the coding sequence ATGGCCCGCGACCTGAACGCTCTTCAGATCGCCCTGGATCATCGGTTCACCGACCCCGCCTTGTTGGCGCGCGCCCTGACCCACCGTTCGCGCGAGGGCAGGCCGAGCTACGAGCGCCTGGAGTTTCTGGGCGACCGGGTGTTGGGGCTGGTGGTCGCCGAGATGCTGTACGCCCGCTTCCCGACCGAGGACGAGGGCGCCTTGGCGCGCCGTCACGCCAGTCTGGTTCGCCAAGACACGGTGGCCCGTGTCGCCCAGAGCGTTGGCCTGGGCGAGTTGATGGAGCTGTCGCGGGGCGAAGAGGAATTGGGCGGGCAGTTCAATCCCTCGCTGCTCTGCGATGTCTGCGAAGCGGTGCTGGGCGCGCTCCATCTCGATGGCGGCTACGCCAAGGCCCAGCGCTTCGTCGAAGCGCGCTGGGCGCCCTTGATGGCCGAAGACCTGACCCCGCCCAAGGACGCCAAGACGGCCTTGCAGGAATGGGCCCAGGGACGGGGCCTGCCGCTGCCCACCTATGCGGTGGAAGGGCGGGACGGTCCGCCCCACAAGCCGATGTTCACGGTGAGCGTGACGGTCAAGGATAACGGCTCGGAAAGCGCCCTGGGGGCCTCCAAGCGGCTGGCCGAACAGGCCGCCGCCCAAAGGCTTCTTGATCGTCTGGCCTGA
- a CDS encoding pyridoxine 5'-phosphate synthase: MSRVLRLGVNIDHVATIRNARGGDHPDPLRAAKIAAEAGADGITAHLREDRRHIGDRDIARLRDEIDLPLNLEMAATAEMLAIALRHRPHAACIVPEKREERTTEGGLDVVGGAVHLAPIITALGEAGVRVSLFIEPDLRQLDAARALGAPVVELHTGAYCDAAAGPAREAQFLRIDKAARHAQALGLECHAGHGLTYDTVEPVAALPAIAELNIGHFLIGEAIFVGLHQAIARMRAHMDAALRGGVAA, from the coding sequence ATGAGCCGGGTGTTGAGGCTGGGTGTGAACATCGACCATGTGGCGACGATTCGCAACGCCAGGGGCGGGGACCATCCCGACCCGCTGCGCGCGGCCAAGATCGCAGCAGAGGCCGGGGCCGATGGCATCACCGCCCATCTGCGCGAGGATCGCCGCCATATCGGCGATCGCGATATCGCCCGCCTGCGTGACGAGATCGATCTGCCGCTGAACCTGGAAATGGCCGCGACCGCCGAGATGCTGGCCATCGCCCTGCGCCATCGCCCCCATGCCGCCTGCATCGTGCCCGAAAAGCGCGAGGAGCGGACGACCGAGGGCGGGCTGGACGTTGTTGGCGGGGCCGTCCATCTGGCGCCGATCATCACAGCCCTGGGCGAGGCCGGGGTGCGGGTGTCGCTGTTTATCGAACCCGATCTCCGCCAGCTCGACGCCGCCCGCGCCTTGGGCGCTCCGGTGGTGGAACTCCATACCGGCGCCTATTGCGACGCCGCCGCCGGTCCGGCGCGCGAGGCCCAGTTCCTGCGCATCGACAAGGCGGCCCGCCATGCCCAGGCCCTGGGGCTGGAATGCCATGCCGGCCACGGTCTGACCTATGACACGGTCGAGCCGGTGGCGGCGCTGCCCGCCATCGCCGAGCTCAATATCGGCCATTTCCTGATCGGCGAGGCGATCTTCGTCGGCTTGCATCAGGCGATCGCCCGCATGCGCGCCCATATGGACGCGGCGCTGCGCGGCGGGGTGGCGGCGTAA
- a CDS encoding DUF2062 domain-containing protein has protein sequence MLFNRRVKPSLGARIKAFFLPRTGWKRSARYIGHRVARLPGTPASIATGFACGAASAMTPLMGIHIVFAALISWMLGGNMIASAIGTAIGNPWTFPVIWVGTYELGSMILGSQAQGEAVNFALLFGHMVRALVHLDGAAFMADVMPVLLPMLVGSLPLAILAWIITYWPVKRAVAGYQHARVLRRHRKARIREEKLAAAEGGVPLSRQQP, from the coding sequence ATGCTGTTCAACAGGCGCGTCAAGCCCTCCCTCGGCGCCCGGATCAAGGCGTTCTTCCTGCCCCGCACCGGCTGGAAGCGGTCGGCGCGCTATATCGGCCACCGGGTCGCCCGGCTGCCCGGCACCCCGGCGTCGATCGCCACCGGCTTTGCCTGCGGCGCCGCCTCGGCGATGACGCCCCTGATGGGAATCCATATCGTTTTCGCCGCCCTGATATCGTGGATGCTGGGCGGTAATATGATCGCCTCGGCCATCGGCACGGCGATCGGCAATCCCTGGACCTTCCCGGTGATCTGGGTCGGCACCTATGAATTGGGATCGATGATCCTGGGCAGTCAGGCGCAGGGCGAGGCGGTGAACTTCGCCTTGCTGTTTGGTCACATGGTCCGGGCGCTGGTCCATCTCGATGGCGCCGCCTTCATGGCCGATGTGATGCCGGTGCTGCTGCCGATGCTGGTCGGTTCGCTTCCTTTGGCCATTCTCGCCTGGATCATCACCTATTGGCCGGTCAAGCGCGCGGTGGCGGGATACCAGCATGCCCGCGTTCTGCGCCGCCATCGCAAGGCGCGGATCCGCGAGGAGAAGTTGGCCGCCGCCGAAGGCGGCGTGCCGCTGTCGCGACAGCAACCCTGA
- a CDS encoding RelA/SpoT family protein, protein MMRQFELVERVKAYDPNANEDLLNRAYVYAMKMHGSQLRASGDPYFSHPIDVAGILTRYKLDCASIITALLHDTIEDTEATLEDVRQLFGNDVARLVDGVTKLTRIQISSDHAKQAENFRKLLLAMSEDIRVLMVKLADRLHNMRTLHFIRKPEKRARIALETMEIYAPLAERIGMAEIKEELEDLAFRELYPDAKEGIEARLTFLREQGGTLVPKVIDQLKAALAEHGLTAEITGREKTPYSIWQKMKRKNISFEQLSDIMAFRITVENLEQCYQALGIIHASYPMIPDRFKDYISTPKRNGYQSIHTAVIGPERLRIEIQIRTAEMHSVAELGVAAHWSYKQGSPVMDGRQYRWIRELLEILEHTSSPEEFLEHTKLEMFSDQVFCFTPKGDLIGLPSGATPVDFAYAVHTQVGDRCVSAKVNGRLVPLRTPLHNGDQVEIATSKAQTPSPEWERFVVTGKARAQIRKFVRSQRRDQYLILGRQLLERAFKAENYEMTEKGLDGVLKKFRADSVEDLIVDVGEGQLPAREVVQAVYPGLKMVPKLAAVVTLGRTKKPRASDDHSFKIKGMIPGMALHFAKCCHSLPGDRIVGIVTTGKGITIHTIDCDQLEQFSDEPERWLDLAWDAEADSQVHVGRVNVVVANEPGSLGALTTVIAKNLGNITNLKITNRQQDFFDMIVDVEVKDVRHLTNIIAALRATSAINYVERARH, encoded by the coding sequence ATGATGCGCCAGTTCGAACTGGTCGAGCGGGTCAAGGCCTATGACCCCAACGCCAACGAGGATCTGCTCAACCGCGCCTACGTCTACGCGATGAAGATGCATGGCTCGCAATTGCGGGCCTCGGGCGATCCCTATTTTTCCCATCCCATTGATGTCGCCGGGATCCTGACCCGCTATAAGCTCGACTGCGCCTCGATCATCACGGCGCTGTTGCACGACACCATCGAGGACACCGAGGCGACGCTGGAGGATGTCCGCCAGCTTTTCGGCAATGATGTCGCCCGTCTCGTCGATGGGGTGACCAAGCTCACCCGTATCCAGATCTCCTCCGACCACGCCAAGCAGGCCGAGAATTTCCGCAAGCTGCTGCTGGCGATGAGCGAGGACATCCGCGTCCTGATGGTCAAGCTGGCCGACCGCCTGCACAACATGCGGACGCTGCATTTCATCCGCAAGCCGGAGAAGCGCGCCCGCATCGCCCTTGAGACCATGGAGATCTACGCGCCGCTCGCCGAACGCATCGGCATGGCCGAGATCAAGGAGGAACTCGAGGATCTGGCCTTCCGCGAGCTCTATCCCGACGCCAAGGAAGGCATCGAGGCGCGGCTGACCTTTCTGCGCGAGCAGGGCGGCACCCTGGTGCCCAAGGTCATCGATCAGCTCAAGGCCGCTTTGGCCGAGCACGGACTGACCGCCGAGATCACCGGGCGCGAAAAGACGCCCTATTCGATCTGGCAGAAGATGAAGCGCAAGAACATCTCGTTCGAGCAGCTGTCCGACATCATGGCCTTCCGCATCACCGTTGAAAACCTTGAGCAATGCTATCAGGCGCTGGGCATCATCCACGCCTCCTATCCGATGATCCCCGACCGCTTCAAGGACTATATCTCGACGCCCAAGCGCAACGGCTATCAGTCGATCCATACGGCGGTCATCGGGCCCGAACGCCTGCGCATCGAAATCCAGATCCGCACCGCCGAGATGCATTCGGTGGCCGAACTCGGCGTGGCCGCCCATTGGTCCTATAAGCAGGGCTCGCCGGTCATGGATGGCCGGCAATATCGCTGGATCCGCGAGTTGCTCGAAATTCTCGAGCATACCTCCAGTCCCGAGGAATTCCTTGAGCATACCAAGCTCGAGATGTTCAGCGATCAGGTGTTCTGCTTCACCCCCAAGGGTGATCTGATCGGCCTGCCGAGCGGGGCGACGCCGGTCGATTTCGCCTATGCGGTCCATACCCAGGTCGGCGACCGCTGCGTCTCGGCCAAGGTCAATGGCCGGCTGGTGCCCCTGCGCACGCCCCTGCACAACGGCGATCAGGTGGAGATCGCCACCTCGAAGGCGCAGACGCCCTCGCCCGAATGGGAACGCTTCGTCGTTACCGGCAAGGCGCGGGCCCAGATCCGCAAATTCGTGCGCTCGCAGCGCCGCGACCAATATCTGATCCTCGGGCGCCAGTTGCTCGAACGGGCCTTCAAGGCCGAAAACTACGAGATGACGGAAAAGGGCCTCGACGGAGTCCTCAAGAAATTCCGCGCCGATAGCGTCGAAGATCTGATCGTCGATGTCGGCGAGGGCCAGTTGCCGGCCCGCGAGGTCGTGCAGGCGGTCTATCCCGGCCTCAAGATGGTTCCCAAGCTGGCCGCCGTCGTCACCCTGGGGCGGACCAAGAAGCCGCGGGCCAGCGACGACCACAGCTTCAAGATCAAGGGGATGATCCCCGGCATGGCGTTACATTTCGCCAAATGCTGTCACTCGCTGCCCGGGGACCGCATCGTCGGCATCGTCACCACCGGCAAGGGCATCACCATTCACACCATCGATTGCGACCAGCTCGAGCAGTTTTCCGACGAGCCCGAGCGCTGGCTTGATCTGGCCTGGGATGCCGAGGCCGATAGCCAGGTTCACGTCGGCCGGGTCAATGTGGTGGTCGCCAATGAACCGGGCAGTCTTGGCGCCCTGACCACGGTGATTGCCAAGAACCTGGGGAATATCACCAATCTCAAGATCACCAATCGGCAGCAGGATTTCTTCGACATGATCGTCGATGTCGAGGTCAAGGATGTCCGTCACCTGACCAACATCATCGCCGCCCTGCGCGCCACATCCGCCATCAATTACGTCGAGCGCGCGAGGCACTAA
- the lepB gene encoding signal peptidase I, producing MSRKKGGGLGETIKTVVYAFLIAIVIRTFAYEPFRIPSGSMIPTLLVGDYLFVSKFSYGYSRFSFPMGIIPFSGRVLGDVPKRGDVVVFKEPNDTSVDFIKRVVGLPGDRIQVIDGILNVNGEPVRRERTEDFVQREAGGSVLRLTQYQETLPNGVVHPILEIHGDTYFLDNTREFRVPEGHYFMMGDNRDSSQDSRATVGFVPAENLVGRAEFVFFSHDGSAAIWQVWKWPFAIRWDRFFHSID from the coding sequence ATGAGCAGAAAAAAGGGCGGGGGCCTGGGCGAGACGATCAAAACGGTCGTCTATGCCTTTCTGATCGCCATCGTCATCAGAACATTCGCCTACGAACCCTTTCGCATTCCCTCGGGGTCGATGATTCCGACCCTGCTGGTGGGCGATTATCTGTTCGTGTCGAAATTCTCCTATGGCTATTCGCGCTTTTCCTTCCCGATGGGGATCATTCCCTTTAGCGGGCGGGTGTTGGGCGATGTGCCCAAGCGCGGCGATGTCGTGGTCTTCAAGGAGCCCAACGATACCTCTGTCGATTTCATCAAGCGGGTGGTCGGACTGCCCGGTGATCGGATCCAGGTGATCGACGGCATCTTGAACGTCAACGGCGAGCCGGTGCGCCGCGAGCGGACCGAGGACTTTGTCCAGCGCGAAGCCGGCGGCAGCGTGCTGCGCCTGACCCAATATCAGGAAACCTTGCCCAACGGCGTGGTCCACCCCATTCTCGAGATCCATGGCGATACCTATTTTCTCGATAACACCCGCGAGTTCCGGGTGCCCGAGGGCCATTATTTCATGATGGGCGACAACCGCGACAGCAGCCAGGACAGCCGGGCGACGGTGGGCTTCGTGCCGGCCGAGAATCTGGTTGGACGGGCCGAGTTCGTGTTCTTCTCGCACGATGGATCGGCGGCGATCTGGCAGGTCTGGAAATGGCCCTTCGCCATTCGCTGGGACCGCTTCTTCCATTCGATCGATTAA